A region from the Penaeus monodon isolate SGIC_2016 chromosome 17, NSTDA_Pmon_1, whole genome shotgun sequence genome encodes:
- the LOC119583541 gene encoding uncharacterized protein LOC119583541, whose product MVVLQPIKPGTPRFSGLALKRGRARRALSLLGSNDAKANLQLAESLMTISAEEFAAKWNFDPVRSVPLPRGRFQWAPVAPLSPCAAAHGTAEGVAPASPAEAPREDLRTCLAVPTSDLARPQQAGGREARVSAGGKGAAADSSVDHECSPRTCGCGAEVAAKGGARGEEAQQEALEARRRPSADADSGIESDESIHLSSPSPPSPSSSLKQDSQPRLRQTCITEFVRPKKRLTFSSKDQQAAHTTQSKKRSASSLQDHLQPPHKKVLLQLRA is encoded by the exons ATGGTGGTTTTGCAGCCTATCAAGCCTGGGACGCCCAGGTTCAGTGGCCTCGCCCTCAAGCGTGGGCGGGCGCGACGGGCGTTGTCCCTCCTGGGCAGCAACGACGCCAAGGCCAACCTTCAGCTGGCCGAGTCCCTCATGACCATCTCGGCCGAGGAGTTCGCCGCCAAGTGGAATTTCGACCCCGTCCGCTCCGTGCCCCTGCCGCGCGGCCGCTTCCAGTGGGCGCCCGTCGCCCCGCTCAGCCCCTGCGCCGCCGCCCACGGCACGGCGGAGGGCGTCGCCCCCGCATCCCCCGCCGAGGCTCCGCGCGAGGACCTGCGCACCTGCCTCGCCGTGCCGACATCTGACCTCGCTCGACCCCAGCAGGCGGGCGGGCGTGAGGCTCGCGTGTCTGCGGGCGGCAAGGGCGCGGCTGCCGACTCCTCCGTCGACCACGAGTGCTCCCCCAGGACGTGCGGCTGTGGCGCGGAGGTGGCAGCGAAGGGCGGCGCGAGGGGCGAGGAGGCGCAGCAGGAGGCGCTCGAGGCCAGACGGAGGCCCTCGGCGGACGCGGACAGCGGCATCGAGAGCGACGAGTCCATCCACCTGTCGTCGCCGTCGCCGCCGTCGCCTTCGTCGTCACTCAAGCAGGACAGTCAGCCGCGACTTCGTCAAACGTGCATCACAG agtTCGTACGTCCAAAGAAAAGGTTGACCTTCTCCTCGAAAGACCAGCAAGCGGCCCACACGACCCAGAGCAAGAAGAGGTCCGCCTCAAGCCTCCAGGACCACCTTCAGCCGCCCCACAAGAAAGTCCTCCTGCAACTCAGAGCGTGA